Part of the Carnobacterium pleistocenium FTR1 genome is shown below.
TTGTACAAGGTTAACCAATACACTATTTGACCTCCTTATACCAACTAAATGAGATTGTACCGTTTCCAGTAATTGTCATTGGGTTTTCTCCAACTTCAAGCCTGAAACGATCTGAGTTAGTTGTGCCAGATGTAATTTGAAATAGTTTGTTTCCTTTTTGAATGGTCATTGCTGAGCTTGCTATAATCGTTGGTACGCTTCCGATAATTCCAACGTTAACTAGATTAATCGCCTTGCTCCCGCTTATTGTAAACGCTGTGTCTTGAACATAATCTGTAATATCTTTCGTATCCCAGTAAGGATCATCTTCTGGCGTATCTTTAATCTTATAAGGGTATGCGTCAAATGTGATGGTGTAACTCATCACGCCTTTCGCCTCATCTGCACTTGTTTCTACACTAGTAGCTTTAGCCATGTAATGATACAACGGCTCAGAATCATCCCATAATGGTTCATGAGTACCTCTTAATAGCCAGTTTTCAATTTGTCGTTTGACGAAATTACGTTTAATAGCATCTGGTTCATATAATTTATATTCATATGTTAACGGCCTGTTTTTAGCAATCCGTTCACCAAACATCATAGAAAAATCAACTGATCCATGCATGCCAGGTATATCTTCCGGTAATTCCACATCTTCCGGTGATGGTAGATAACGGTTGATTAACCGCAACCCAAACTTTTCCGGACTGTTTTGTTTTGTATTAAACCCCATTATCCTCCCCACCTTCCACTGTTTGTCGTTTCTGTTCCTAAAAATGTATCTACTTTAGGTCCAATAGTTCCTATAAAACTGTCATTAAAGTAGACATTTCCATCTTTACTAACTAATTGTTGCAATAACGTGATCATTGTTCCATAGTCATCATTACTTGTAGCCGATTTATCAGCACTACTTGTTGAACCTACAACGTATTGTGTGCTCATTTTATTATTGATCCCCATTGACATTTCTGCAGTTGGAATTGAATTAACCACTTTACTTGCGAATTCTCTTGCTGCTTGTATAGATTCAATAGCCTTATTAGCACTACTATCACTAAAATCAACGTCTCCTACAGCGATTCCACTATACTCTAAAGGATTTGTGCTGATTCCTTTTTCGAACGTCTTACTAATCATGCCAGTTAGGCTCATGACTGTTTGTTTAACATCTGAAAAGTTATCTTCTAGCCCTCTGTTTAAACCAAACATGATAGCTTCACCGGCTCCGACTAATAGTTTTTTATCATAAGAGATAGGCCCCTTATTTTCTGCTATCCAGTCTGCAATACCGCCTACAAAATTCTTCACGTTCTCGTAAGCTGATTTCAAACCACTTAAAAATCCATCTATGATTGCTTTACCGGCAGCTGTAAGGTCTATGTTTTTAAGGCCATCAAAATAACCCTTAACACCATCTATTCCATTACTAACAAGTTCTTTAGCAGTATTCATAAAATTACTAAATGTATCTCTGATAAAAGACCCAAATGCAGAAACTATATTTCTAATGCCATCTAAAGCGCCGCCCCAATCTCCTTTAATTACAGAGAGAACGACTTGTACAATTCCTTTAATTACATTCATAGCAAGTACAAACACATTTTTTATTTGTGTGATAACTGACTTAACAACAGTTAAAATATTTCTAAGTGTAGTACCAAAAACATTGGATATAAATACCCAATTTGCTTGAACGACTGCAGTAATAGCAGCACCCCAAGTATTCCAGAAAGTTTTAATCTGGTTAAGCCCTACACTTACTACAGCAACAATAAGAGTGATAACACTGCTAAATATTGTTTGTATAGCTGTCCATATCACTGATACGGTATTCAAAATACCTTGTTGATTTGCATTCCACCATGTAGATAAAATACCGAAAGTTGTCATTATAAATGTAACCAAAACTTGAATAATTGGGGCAAGGAAAGCAGATATCGCGTTCCAAACATTTATAAGAGTATTCTTTATCGAATCTTGGTTAGTAGTCCACCAAACTAATACTGTATTCCACGTGTTGTACAAGAAAGCAA
Proteins encoded:
- a CDS encoding phage tail protein; its protein translation is MEDGKVLIEVDLNDDGVNKALGRVENKAIDSSKKIGNSVSKLSDESLNMAKSAAIGILAIAGAFAGFSIKSAGDMQATNAQFAEVFSGMESDATKSVNNIAKETGMLPSRLKGTFTQMAAFAKTTGLETADALKLTERATMAAADSSAFYDKSIEETTETLQSYLKGNYENDAALGISSTETTRNAAANDLYGKSFIDLSEDQKQLTLLKMVEDGNKLAGAFGQAARETDGLENVMGNLRQGVVDVTAAFGAPILAGFISAAKGAVGVLSGFAKALTDNPALVYAISGALLTLAAAFGTVYLVANKMKILASIQSGFALLTNPVFLVVLAIGALVTAFVYLWQTNETFRTKVIEIWTAISAFLMPIIQTIVAFLYNTWNTVLVWWTTNQDSIKNTLINVWNAISAFLAPIIQVLVTFIMTTFGILSTWWNANQQGILNTVSVIWTAIQTIFSSVITLIVAVVSVGLNQIKTFWNTWGAAITAVVQANWVFISNVFGTTLRNILTVVKSVITQIKNVFVLAMNVIKGIVQVVLSVIKGDWGGALDGIRNIVSAFGSFIRDTFSNFMNTAKELVSNGIDGVKGYFDGLKNIDLTAAGKAIIDGFLSGLKSAYENVKNFVGGIADWIAENKGPISYDKKLLVGAGEAIMFGLNRGLEDNFSDVKQTVMSLTGMISKTFEKGISTNPLEYSGIAVGDVDFSDSSANKAIESIQAAREFASKVVNSIPTAEMSMGINNKMSTQYVVGSTSSADKSATSNDDYGTMITLLQQLVSKDGNVYFNDSFIGTIGPKVDTFLGTETTNSGRWGG